The following proteins are co-located in the Theropithecus gelada isolate Dixy chromosome 19, Tgel_1.0, whole genome shotgun sequence genome:
- the ZNF415 gene encoding zinc finger protein 415 isoform X7, whose product MIKELAPQRESDREEVFHTVTLEQHEKHDIEEFCFREMKKKIYDFDSQWRDNERNYNKATMAPKENLTCRRDQHDRSGIENKSIKNQLGLSFLPHPPELQQFQAEGKIYECNHVEKSVNHGSSVSAPQIISSTVKTHISNKYGTDFVCSSLLTQEQKSCIREKPYRYNECDKALNHGSHMTVHQVSHSGEKRYKCDLCGKVFSQKSNLARHRRVHTGEKPYKCNECDKGFSRNSCLALHRRVHTGEKPYKCYECDKVFSRNSCLALHQKIHIGEKPYKCNVCGKAFSVRSTLSNHQVIHSGEKPYKCNECGKVFSQTSSLATHQRIHTGEKPYKCNECGKVFSQTSSLARHWRIHTGEKPYKCNECGKVFSYNSHLASHQRVHTGEKPYKCNECGKAFSVHSNLTTHQVIHTGEKPYKCNECGKAFSVHSSLTTHQVIHTGEKPYKCNECGRSFSVRPNLTRHQIIHTGKKPYKCSDCGKSFSVRPNLFRHQIIHTKEKPYKRN is encoded by the coding sequence ATGATCAAGGAATTAGCACCGCAACGGGAAAGTGACAGAGAAGAAGTATTCCACACAGTGACATTGGAACAACATGAAAAACATGACATTGAAGAGTTTTGCTTcagggaaatgaagaaaaaaatatatgacttTGACTCTCAGTGGAGAGATAATGAAAGAAATTACAACAAAGCGACTATGGCCCCAAAAGAAAATCTTACTTGTAGAAGAGACCAACATGATAGAAGTGGTATAGAAAACAAGTCTATTAAAAATCAGCTTGGATTAAGCTTTCTACCACATCCCCCTGAACTGCAGCAATTTCAGGCTGAAGGGAAAATTTATGAATGTAACCATGTTGAGAAGTCTGTCAACCATGGTTCCTCAGTCTCAGCACCCCAAATAATTTCTTCTACCGTCAAAACCCATATTTCTAATAAATATGGGACTGATTTCGTCTGTTCTTCATTACTcacacaagaacagaaatcatgCATTAGGGAAAAACCTTACAGATACAATGAGTGCGACAAAGCCTTGAATCATGGCTCCCACATGACTGTACATCAGGTAAGTCATTCTGGAGAGAAACGATATAAATGTGATCTATGTGGCAAGGTCTTTAGTCAAAAATCAAACCTTGCGCGTCATCGgagagttcacactggagagaaaccatacaaatgtaatgaatgtgacAAAGGTTTCAGTCGCAACTCATGCCTTGCACTGCATCGGagagttcatactggagagaaaccttacaaatgttaTGAATGTGACAAGGTCTTCAGTCGCAATTCATGCCTTGCACTACATCAGAAAATTCACattggagagaaaccttacaagtgtaatgtgtgtggcaaagcctttagtgtGAGGTCAACACTTAGCAACCATCAGGTAATTCATAGTGgcgagaaaccttacaaatgcaATGAATGTGGCAAGGTGTTCAGTCAGACTTCAAGCCTTGCAActcatcagagaattcacactggggagaaaccatacaagtgtaatgaatgtggTAAAGTCTTCAGTCAAACTTCAAGCCTTGCAAGGCATtggagaattcatactggagagaaaccttacaaatgcaATGAATGTGGTAAGGTTTTCAGTTATAATTCACACCTTGCGAGTCATCAGagagttcatactggagagaaaccttacaagtgtaatgagtgtggcaaagcctttagtgtGCATTCGAACTTAACTACCCATCAGGTCatccatactggagagaaaccttacaaatgtaatgagtgtggcaaagcCTTCAGTGTGCATTCAAGCCTAACTACCCATCAGGTCAtccatactggagaaaaaccttacaaatgtaatgaatgtggcagaTCCTTTAGTGTGCGCCCAAACCTCACTAGACATCAGATAATCCATACTGGaaagaaaccttacaaatgtagtGATTGTGGGAAGTCCTTTAGTGTGCGCCCAAACCTCTTTAGACATCAAATTATCCATACTAAGGAGAAACCTTATAAAAGAAATTAG